TATGGCGGTGCAAATATTGGTCCGCAAGAAAAGCGCTTAAGAGCGGGCGTTGACATAGTGGTTGCGACACCTGGGCGTTTACTTGACCACCTAATCAAAGGCACATTAACACTCAAAAATATTCAACACTTGGTCTTCGATGAAGCAGATCGCATGTTAGATATGGGGTTTATGGGGGAAATTAAGCGGATCATGCGAACTATGCCGCTTAAGCGTCAAACGTTGCTATTTTCAGCTACGGTTGACGATGCTGTGTTGTCCCAAGTAAAGCCTTGGTTGAACGACCCTAAGCGAGTAGGAGTTGAATCTCAGAACAGCACCGCAAGCACAGTTACGCAAACTTTCTATTCGGTAGACGAAGATCGCAAACGTGAATTGATCTCCCACTTGATTGGCAAAAATAATTGGCATCAGGTACTGGTGTTTACTCGCACAAAAAATAGTGCTGATAGCTACGCAAAAGAATTGAATAAGGATGGCCTTAAAACCGCAGCGATCCACGGTGATAAGTCTCAAGGTGCGCGTGACAAAGCGCTATCTCAATTCAAATCAGGTGAAATTCGCGTCTTGGTTGCAACGGATGTAGCAGCTCGTGGCATTGACATTGACTCGCTAAACTATGTCTTCAATGCTGAGTTACCCTATGTTGCTGAAGACTATGTGCACCGTATCGGCCGTAGTGGTCGTGCTGGACAAAATGGCCAAGCCATTTCGCTTGTGAGTATTGATGAACAGTGGCTACTAGAAGAAATAGAAATTTTCTTAGATGAGCGATTTGCACCGCAATGGCTGCTAGGCTATGAACCTGATTTAACCAAAGAGCCTAAAGACACTCGCCGTAATTCTGGTAAATCTAAGAAGCAAAGAGACAAAAAGCGTATTTTGGGAACAAGAACCAAGCGTAAAAGGAAGTAATGGCTTAGCGCTAAAGCTTATGTTTGGCTTCTCTCATCCAAACATAAGCATCATTGGCCATTAATTACTAGTAGAGGTTTTGATATAAACAGCTGCCCCAGATACAGATAAAAACGATAAGTGCGATCAACACGCCTGCAGAGCCCAAGTCCTTGGCAAGCCCCGACAGTGGGTGGATTTCTAAACCGACTCTATCAATTGTTGCTTCAATAGCAGTATTTACTATCTCTGCAAACATCACAAACAGCGTTGCACAAAACAACATAACGCGCTCATAGAGTGAAAGTTCAAGTGTAAACAGCAAAATGATAGTAACCAGCAGTAGAATAAGCTCTTGCCGAAAGGCGGATTCATTTTTTGTGAGCCAATTAAACGCTCTAAATGAGTGTCCAAGCGCCAGCAATAGTCGTTTTGCTCCAGTTGGCTTATTGGTGTTATCAAAATGCATTAGTTTCTCCATTAGTTGCGAGTAATTGAGTTTGACAGGTTGCAAATATGTCATTTTTGGACTGATAGGTTTTCGAATTAACTTGGGTTAAGCCAAGTAACGTATCGTAGATATTGTCATGAGAAAGGGGTTGCTGTTTTACAGCGTCAATGCAACCACTGTAGCTTTTATTTGTTAGGCGGTTACTCCAGTAAATCATCGGGATCTGAGTTTGTTCTTTAGGTGCTAGACGATATGGAAAGCCATGTAAATATAATCCGGTTTCACCAAGTGATTCGCCATGATCGGAAACATAGAGCATGTTGACTGTTTCTGCGTCTAACGAAGACAGTTGTGTAATGGTTTTGTGCAACACTAAATCTGTGTAAGCGATGGTATTGTCATAGGTGTTCACTAATTCTTGAGGCGTACAATTTTGGATATCGCTACGTTGGCAATCTGGGAGGAATTTTTGCTGTGTTTTAGGGTAGCGGCGATAATAAGTTGGGCCATGCGAGCCAATCATATGTAAGACAACAACAATATTGCTTGTTTGCGCGTTGTTTATGGTAGTCATAAGTGATGGGATTAGTACCTCATCAAAGCAATACTTACCGTCGCACAGCGGGTTATCCTTGTTAGTATCAATCCGATAATTCTCAACCCGATTACATACACCTTTACAACTACTATTATTGTCTATCCAAAACACTTCGGCGCCAGCCCTGTGGATCACATCAAGCACGTTATCTTGGCTCTGAGCAAGACGGCTATTGTAATGTGCTCTATCTAGCCGTGAAAACATACAGGGTACTGAAATTGCTGTCGCTGTGCCACAAGATGACATGTTACTGAAATATTTGATGCCGTCCTGTTTAGTGTATTCGTTAGTATCTATTTTATAGCCTCCATGTGAAAAGTTGCTTGCACGTGCAGTTTCACCAACAACGATAACGGTGATATTAGCACTTGATTTGGAAGCTAAAGCAGGTGTTTTATCTAGTAATCGAAATGGTAATGGAGGATAAAAATAGTTATCTCTCAGGTATTTATATCCTGCAATATAAAATGAAAATGGCGTGATATAGCTTGCGACTTCTTTATTGTTTCTACCAACGGAGGCATAGTTTTGATAAAAGCTAAAGGCTATCAAAGAGATGAAGGTAATTGAAACAAAATTAATGAGTGTAAAGGATTTTAGCCTTTGCTTTAGTGGCTGTTTTATTTTGTTTTTTGTTATTAAATAAGCAGGGGTTAAACCCAGGGTTAGTACGAAAATAACTAGTTTTAAATTTAAATATGAAAATGCTTCCCCTGTGTCTGTTTCAATAACGTTTTGTATCATGTTTTTATCAAATATGACGCCGTAGTTTATTGATGCGTATAGCAACACACTAGATAACACAATGGTGATAAATAATAAAGGCCGTACGAAGGTGATTAAAGAAAGCCAACTAAATAGTAACAGTGTCAGGAAAAATAAAAGAATAGGGACAGACGCTAAAAATAGCCAATCGGACCAGTCCTGCATTGTAGTAGCATTAGGTACAGTAAAGGGTGGCGAGAACCATCAGGCTGGTATAGCCTGATGGGGAGATATGTTTTAAAAATTTAAACATATCCAACTCCTGATGAGAAAATAAAAACTAAGTTATCTTTATTTTCTATAGAAATACTTAAGGCAACCTTATGCTTTACTCTTTTAATCGATAAATTTGCTCCTGATAGGCCAAATTACTAAATAATACATGAGATAGTGCTTTTTCTTTCAAATCAACGGTGTGCGTTGTATTCACCAGTGGTGTTTGCATCTTAGTCGCCACGTCATATTGCCAATAACTCACTTTGTTTCCTGGCATCAAAATGGCGGCTTTGTCATCTTCAATGTAGGCAAAATTATCGTAATATTGCATCATCGCTCTTTGCACTGGATATTGTTTGGTTAAGTCAAAACCAAGCATAGGCGTTGGGCGTTCAACCCCTATTAAAGAAAGCAAAGTGACAGGTAAATCAATTTGACTGACCAATCTTTTATCTTGTTTCTGATTAAAGTCTGAATTCAAAATAACGGCTGGAATATGAAAAGACTTAATAGGGATGGGCTCGGATCCATACACCCTGACATCATGATCTGCAACGACTAAAAAGATAGTATCCTGCCAATAGCGGCTTTGCTTGGCCTTATCAATAAACTTTCCGAGCGCATAGTCGGCGTACTTGATAGCGAGATCTCGCGCAGGTTTATCACTTTTATGATTTGTTGGTAACATTACTTTTCCGTCAGGAATTTCAAACGGGTCGTGATTGCTAGATGTAAAGATCAAACTAAAAAATGGCTTTTCTTCTTCACTCAGCTGAGTTAGTTCTTTATCCGCTTGATTAAACAGATCTTCGTCGCTGGCGCCCCAAGACGCAACAAACTCCGGGCTTTCAATATCATCAAAGTCAACGATACGTTGAAAGCCATTTCCTAAGAAGAAGCTTTTCATGTTATCGAAGTGGCTTTCGCCACCGTAAATAAACTGTGTGGTATAGTTTTCTTTGGCTAAAATATCCGCCAACGTACAAAATTGTTGCTGAGACTTTGAAAGCTTAACAACGGAGCGTGATGGTGAGGGGATAAAGCCGGTGATCACGGCTTCAATTCCGCGAACCGATCGGGTGCCCGTTGCGTAGAGGTTCTCCAGCCCCCAGCCTTCTTGATACAGTTTATCTAACTCTGGGGTTAGGTTTGCTCCCCCCAGCGAGCTGACAAAACGTGCGCCTAAGCTTTCCTCTAAGATAATTACTAAGTTTTTCTTTTTGCCCTGATGATATGCCAGATTAGTGGCTAGGGTAGGAAGTGTATTTGAGATAAAATCTTGTTTGTAACTTGCTTTTCTTACTGTATCAAAAACCTTTTCTTTGGATAGCGAACCATAAAGCGCACTGGCACTTTTTTCGCTGCCCATATTTTTTGCTGCGAACGCAACACTATAAGCTGAATTGATGGTCAGCGAATTAACCAATGCATCCTGTGAGAAATAGACGGTAGCAGGGTTAAGTGGTCTATGACTCAGAGTGCCTCTTGCTAATAGCGCTAAACAGATAAGACTACAAAAAGTAGAGATAGCCATATTCCTCTTTGATGGCACATCGTTGCCAATGCGAGGAAAATATCTCAAGGTGGTTATTAAAGCTAAAGTACATAAAAGCAGGGTGAATATCACTGTGCCCAAGTGGCCACTCAACAACATTGAAATAACTTCTTTGGGGTAAATCAGATACTCAATAAATAAACGGTTCGGTCTGATGTCGTATTGCAAAATAAATGCAGGAGTTGCAGCTTCAAGTAGTAGGACAAATGCAATACCCAACGCAATATACCCCGTTATTAGCGCCGTAAGTAAAGGCTTTAATGGTTTAGGCATAAAATAGTGTGTGACCATTAACAATAAGAGTGGTATCGCGAGATATGCGATAGTACTCAAATCAACTCGAAGGCCTGATATCACAAAGGTCAAAGGATCAGAGCCTGCCATTCTCTCTAACATCCAAGCCGATAGTCCTAAACGGCTAAGCGTCAAAATTACCAACAAGGACAAGAAAAACACCATGAAAGGTTTTGCATAAGGAGTTGAAAAGTGTACTTTGTTCATAGAATGTTAAGAATAGCTGCATTTATCACAAGACTATCCGACGAAACTTAAGAAAAGCTTAGGAAATCCTTCGGAATTGATGAAAGTTGAAGTTCTCTTTAGCGAATCTTAAGTTTGAGCAACTAAGCTATGTGACATTAAGCACTAGCCAAAGGTTTATTTATGAATGTGTTACTGATTGAAGATTCTGAGTCCTTGCGTCGCAGCTTAACCTTAGGGCTCTCTAAACTGGGCTTTACGGTAGATGATACGGCGGACGGCTCTAGCGGTTTGAGTATGGCGCTGATGGATCACTATGATGTAATTATTTTAGATATCATGTTGCCCAGTTTGGATGGCATAAGCGTGCTTAAAGCGCTAAGACAACATAAGAATGATACTCGAGTGTTGGTGTTGTCAGCAAAGTCACAACCTGAAGACCGAGTGCTGGGTTTATTAAGTGGTGCAGACGACTATCTCGCCAAGCCCTTTTCGTTTGATGAGCTGCATGCACGGCTATTAACGCTAATGAGAAGAGGGGCATTTAAACAAGATGGTGATGAAATCGTGCATGGCTTTTTGACCATTGACTTGCAGCTAAAGTCGGCGTTAATTGCAGGGCAGCGAATAGACTTAACACCCAATGAGTATAAAATTTTGGAATGTTTGTTTACTAATCAAAATAAGATTATTACATCAGAAAAATTGAGCACTTATATTACCGGCAATTTCGATAGTGTGTCGAAAAATGCTATCGAAGCTCACCTTTCTTCGCTACGCAAAAAGGTAAAAGCGTTGGGTCAATGCTTGCCAGTTAAAACTAAACGCGGGTTTGGATATTATGTTGAGCAACTACCATGAAGTCGATCCGAGGGAACTTAGTTAGCACATTATCAATTACCATCACAGGTGTTGTAGTCGCCATTTTACTCGCTACAG
This genomic interval from Pseudoalteromonas galatheae contains the following:
- a CDS encoding phosphoethanolamine transferase, coding for MQDWSDWLFLASVPILLFFLTLLLFSWLSLITFVRPLLFITIVLSSVLLYASINYGVIFDKNMIQNVIETDTGEAFSYLNLKLVIFVLTLGLTPAYLITKNKIKQPLKQRLKSFTLINFVSITFISLIAFSFYQNYASVGRNNKEVASYITPFSFYIAGYKYLRDNYFYPPLPFRLLDKTPALASKSSANITVIVVGETARASNFSHGGYKIDTNEYTKQDGIKYFSNMSSCGTATAISVPCMFSRLDRAHYNSRLAQSQDNVLDVIHRAGAEVFWIDNNSSCKGVCNRVENYRIDTNKDNPLCDGKYCFDEVLIPSLMTTINNAQTSNIVVVLHMIGSHGPTYYRRYPKTQQKFLPDCQRSDIQNCTPQELVNTYDNTIAYTDLVLHKTITQLSSLDAETVNMLYVSDHGESLGETGLYLHGFPYRLAPKEQTQIPMIYWSNRLTNKSYSGCIDAVKQQPLSHDNIYDTLLGLTQVNSKTYQSKNDIFATCQTQLLATNGETNAF
- a CDS encoding LTA synthase family protein, giving the protein MVFFLSLLVILTLSRLGLSAWMLERMAGSDPLTFVISGLRVDLSTIAYLAIPLLLLMVTHYFMPKPLKPLLTALITGYIALGIAFVLLLEAATPAFILQYDIRPNRLFIEYLIYPKEVISMLLSGHLGTVIFTLLLCTLALITTLRYFPRIGNDVPSKRNMAISTFCSLICLALLARGTLSHRPLNPATVYFSQDALVNSLTINSAYSVAFAAKNMGSEKSASALYGSLSKEKVFDTVRKASYKQDFISNTLPTLATNLAYHQGKKKNLVIILEESLGARFVSSLGGANLTPELDKLYQEGWGLENLYATGTRSVRGIEAVITGFIPSPSRSVVKLSKSQQQFCTLADILAKENYTTQFIYGGESHFDNMKSFFLGNGFQRIVDFDDIESPEFVASWGASDEDLFNQADKELTQLSEEEKPFFSLIFTSSNHDPFEIPDGKVMLPTNHKSDKPARDLAIKYADYALGKFIDKAKQSRYWQDTIFLVVADHDVRVYGSEPIPIKSFHIPAVILNSDFNQKQDKRLVSQIDLPVTLLSLIGVERPTPMLGFDLTKQYPVQRAMMQYYDNFAYIEDDKAAILMPGNKVSYWQYDVATKMQTPLVNTTHTVDLKEKALSHVLFSNLAYQEQIYRLKE
- a CDS encoding DEAD/DEAH box helicase, whose amino-acid sequence is MTFSELQLHPELLSAITELGFASPTPIQEKSIPLLLSGFDLIASAQTGTGKTAAFMLPILHSMLIGGVQDEKRVRALILTPTRELAQQVAEHTEKLVGSTGLNVVCLYGGANIGPQEKRLRAGVDIVVATPGRLLDHLIKGTLTLKNIQHLVFDEADRMLDMGFMGEIKRIMRTMPLKRQTLLFSATVDDAVLSQVKPWLNDPKRVGVESQNSTASTVTQTFYSVDEDRKRELISHLIGKNNWHQVLVFTRTKNSADSYAKELNKDGLKTAAIHGDKSQGARDKALSQFKSGEIRVLVATDVAARGIDIDSLNYVFNAELPYVAEDYVHRIGRSGRAGQNGQAISLVSIDEQWLLEEIEIFLDERFAPQWLLGYEPDLTKEPKDTRRNSGKSKKQRDKKRILGTRTKRKRK
- a CDS encoding response regulator transcription factor, translated to MNVLLIEDSESLRRSLTLGLSKLGFTVDDTADGSSGLSMALMDHYDVIILDIMLPSLDGISVLKALRQHKNDTRVLVLSAKSQPEDRVLGLLSGADDYLAKPFSFDELHARLLTLMRRGAFKQDGDEIVHGFLTIDLQLKSALIAGQRIDLTPNEYKILECLFTNQNKIITSEKLSTYITGNFDSVSKNAIEAHLSSLRKKVKALGQCLPVKTKRGFGYYVEQLP
- a CDS encoding diacylglycerol kinase; amino-acid sequence: MHFDNTNKPTGAKRLLLALGHSFRAFNWLTKNESAFRQELILLLVTIILLFTLELSLYERVMLFCATLFVMFAEIVNTAIEATIDRVGLEIHPLSGLAKDLGSAGVLIALIVFICIWGSCLYQNLY